AACTTAAGTATCGATTATAATCTTTTAAAAGAAAGCGGTGTGGTACTAATGAACTTAGCTGATGGGCAACTTAAGAAAAACCTCATCACAAGCGCTTTAATGTTGCTTTTACAAAAAGATATCACTCAAGATGTATATCGCAATGGCGAAGCTAAAATAAATATCAATAAAAATCTCATAGATTTAAATTTAAACCTGGTGGCCGATAGAAGTAATATAAACATCAGTAAAGGTAAGGTTGATACAAAAAATACTAAATTAAACATTCCTTTTAATATCGTCGTCGATAGAGCAAATTTCAAAGGCATTATAAAAGGAACAACACAAGATCCCAAAGTAAGTCTTGATACAAAAAGTGTTGTAAATTCTATTGTTAATACAATAGGTGGAAATACTAGTGATGGCGCTAAAAATACAGGTAAAAAAGTAGATCAGGCAATAGATAAAATCTTTAACAAACTCTTCTAATACATCTAGCCTTTTTGAGGCTAGATTTTTTAAAACAAACCAAATTTACCATCTTTTTTCTTATATAGTACCCTCATTTTTGCATCTATATCATTAAAAACTAAAAATATATCTTTACTTGCTTTTAATTTTTCCAATGCTTCTTCAATTTCCAAAGGTTTATATAATTCAAGCTCTGTTGGAACTATCTCATCTTCTTCAATCACACTTGGTAGTACTAAATTTCCTTTTATTTCATCTTGATGCTTATGCGTGATATTTTTATCATGCAATCTTCTTAAAACCTTAGAAATTCTATCAATAGCTAAATCTATAGCAGCATATAAGTCTTTATCCTTTTGCTTTACAACCACTGTGTTAATACCAGCTAGGTTAATGCTAAATTCAGCCCAAAATCCTTTCTTTCCATGCCTTTCATCA
This genomic stretch from Campylobacter lari subsp. concheus harbors:
- the hpf gene encoding ribosome hibernation-promoting factor, HPF/YfiA family, translated to MNTSIVGKQFELTESIKEYVEKSFDALSKYGLDVISARCVISADERHGKKGFWAEFSINLAGINTVVVKQKDKDLYAAIDLAIDRISKVLRRLHDKNITHKHQDEIKGNLVLPSVIEEDEIVPTELELYKPLEIEEALEKLKASKDIFLVFNDIDAKMRVLYKKKDGKFGLF